Below is a genomic region from Fusobacterium nucleatum.
TGTGTCATTATTAAAAAACCAAGAATTTAAACTATCTCCTGAAATTTCTTCTGGCATGCTATCTTCTTCATCAAAAAGACTTTCATATTTTTCCTTTTCTTCTTCTGAAAGTTTACTGTAAACTATACCATTTTCTGGATAATTTAAAGCACCTTCTTTTATTTTAGGTAATAATAAGTATCCATCCTTAGTTGCTTCAAATAAATCATAAGAGTCAGTAGGTTCTTTTGAATTCATATCAAAAACTCTAAATGTATTCCTATCTATCTCATCTTTTGGAGTTGCAGTAAGTCCTAAAATTAAGCTATCAAAATATTCAAATAAATCTCCATATTTTTGATAAATACTTCTATGTGCCTCATCAACAATAATTAAATCAAATGCACCTACTCCATATTTATTAGTTCCATCTTCTCTAGTTTTCTCTGACTCTGCCATCATTGTTTGATAAGTAGAAAATACAATTTTTGCATTATCCCTATCTTTTTCAGATACTAAATCAACAAGAGTATAATCAGGTAAAGATTTTTTAAAATTATTTAATGCTTGTTTGACAAGTGCTATTCTATCAGCCAAAAATAGAGTTCTTTTAATCATATTCAATCTTGATAAACAATCCACTATTGAAATTGCAACTCTTGTTTTTCCTGAACCTGTTGCCATAACAAGTAAAGATTTTCTATTTCCTGAAATATAGTTTTCTATTGCTTTTTTTACAGCTCTCTCTTGATAGTATCTATCTATTATTTCTTTATTTATAGAAATGTCATTTGCATCTATTTTCTCGTTTCTTCTAGCTATAATTTTTAAAAGTTCTTCTTTTCTATAAAAACCATAAATTCTTCTAGGAATGGAATTTTTATTCTCATATATAAAAATTTCAAAACCATTAGTAACAAATCTTATTGGGAAGAAATTAAATTTTTTCTCTAAGGCTTCTGCATATTCCAAGGCTTGAAATTCTCCTTTTTTAGCATTAAGTTCAGCCTTTTTAGCCTCTATTATTGCAAGCGGAATTCCATTATCTCCCCATAAGACATAATCTATTTTTCCTTTTCCAGAAGTTGTACTTTTTATACCTTCAACTTCATATTCAAACATATTTTTATCATCTAAATTCCAACCAGCCTTCACAAGAAAAGTATCTATAAATAATTTTCTTGTATCTTCTTCTGAAAAATTATTATTATTTATTCTTGTATTATGCTTTTTAACAGGAATTACTTTTATATTATTAATACTGTCTTGTATATAATTATCTGCTACCTTAATATCATTAGCATTTTCAAGTTTAGATACATTTTTTGGTATATATTTATCATCAAATTTTATATCATCAGTTTGCAAAGTGGAACCATAACAATAACCTATCCAAAGAGTAAAATCAAAAAGTCCCTTCAAACAATTTAAAGCAATATTTCTATTTAAAGTAATAGTTTTTGTTGTATTATCTATTACATTTTTTAAGACATGGGCTGCACTATTACCAAATTTTCTAATAATATTAAGTCCATCTATTTGACTTTGATTTTGAAATAACTGTTTAAATTCTCTATTATTAATAAAATCATTTAAAACTGTACTATTATAAGGAGTCTGTATATTTTCAAATTTATATACTAAGGCAACACAAAATTCAAGTGCCAATCTTGAATAAAAAGCACTTGTCCTAGGCTTAATATAACAATTCTCTTCTGCTTCTAAACACAGTTCATATAAATCAAAAAAATCACCTTTCAAAAAATCAAAATTACTCATTGATTTAGTTCCCCTCCTGATTTTTAA
It encodes:
- a CDS encoding DEAD/DEAH box helicase family protein is translated as MSNFDFLKGDFFDLYELCLEAEENCYIKPRTSAFYSRLALEFCVALVYKFENIQTPYNSTVLNDFINNREFKQLFQNQSQIDGLNIIRKFGNSAAHVLKNVIDNTTKTITLNRNIALNCLKGLFDFTLWIGYCYGSTLQTDDIKFDDKYIPKNVSKLENANDIKVADNYIQDSINNIKVIPVKKHNTRINNNNFSEEDTRKLFIDTFLVKAGWNLDDKNMFEYEVEGIKSTTSGKGKIDYVLWGDNGIPLAIIEAKKAELNAKKGEFQALEYAEALEKKFNFFPIRFVTNGFEIFIYENKNSIPRRIYGFYRKEELLKIIARRNEKIDANDISINKEIIDRYYQERAVKKAIENYISGNRKSLLVMATGSGKTRVAISIVDCLSRLNMIKRTLFLADRIALVKQALNNFKKSLPDYTLVDLVSEKDRDNAKIVFSTYQTMMAESEKTREDGTNKYGVGAFDLIIVDEAHRSIYQKYGDLFEYFDSLILGLTATPKDEIDRNTFRVFDMNSKEPTDSYDLFEATKDGYLLLPKIKEGALNYPENGIVYSKLSEEEKEKYESLFDEEDSMPEEISGDSLNSWFFNNDTTSKVLTTLMEEGYKIESGDKLGKTIIFAKNDRHADHIVEIFNKLYKNLGGEFCQKITTKVEKVQALIDRFVNPNSFPQIAVSVDMLDTGIDIPEILNLVFYKKVKSKAKFWQMIGRGTRKCKDIYGVGKDKEDFLILDFCRNFSYFEMKDRFEEDNTKLTKSLSSRIFENKVRMIFKLQDLEYQMNEKYKELWENLVNEVYNLIASLNEENISVKTRISYVKKYKNIDILKNLEEKDVDEIIKNLSSLPFSIEEKTEMEKKFENLVLKIQLKLSNNKKIENEKTEISDIAKELSKKGTIKEIQKNAHYIMKIIKDENYLKNIDILELENLRDIIEPLTIFLDSKGKHLNYIVGDLEDKIISIKEKNIHIFGSVYLNSKEKFQKYLDNNKNLLSIKKLRNNIELDAEDLKELKQLLYSNEEIDLENLKTENNSEIEKISSVYGKNESFGIFIRSLVGLDREAINKEFSEFLNTEKFNSNQIELINLIIENIVKYGAYSKNEIPKLSNDILGTSIFDIFTNNNDLQKIANIIDKINSNAPKLL